A genomic region of Pseudomonas abietaniphila contains the following coding sequences:
- the rpsK gene encoding 30S ribosomal protein S11, which produces MAKPAARPRKKVKKTVVDGIAHIHASFNNTIVTITDRQGNALSWATSGGSGFRGSRKSTPFAAQVAAERAGQAALEYGLKNLDVNVKGPGPGRESAVRALNGCGYKIASITDVTPIPHNGCRPPKKRRV; this is translated from the coding sequence ATGGCAAAACCTGCTGCTCGTCCTCGTAAAAAAGTTAAAAAGACAGTGGTTGATGGCATCGCCCACATCCATGCATCTTTTAACAACACCATCGTGACCATTACCGACCGTCAAGGTAACGCTCTTTCCTGGGCTACCTCCGGTGGTTCGGGTTTCCGCGGTTCCCGCAAGTCCACCCCGTTCGCTGCTCAAGTAGCTGCTGAACGTGCTGGTCAAGCTGCGCTGGAATACGGCCTGAAAAACCTCGACGTTAACGTCAAGGGTCCAGGTCCAGGTCGTGAATCTGCAGTTCGTGCTTTGAACGGCTGTGGCTACAAGATCGCCAGCATCACCGACGTGACGCCAATCCCGCACAACGGGTGCCGTCCGCCGAAGAAGCGCCGCGT
- the rpsM gene encoding 30S ribosomal protein S13, which yields MARIAGVNIPDNKHTVISLTYIYGVGRTTAQKICATTGVNPAAKIKDLSDEQIEQLRGEVAKFTTEGDLRREINMKIKRLMDLGCYRGLRHRRGLPVRGQRTKTNARTRKGPRKPIRK from the coding sequence ATGGCCCGTATTGCAGGCGTTAACATTCCAGATAACAAGCATACTGTTATCTCGCTGACCTACATCTATGGTGTTGGTCGCACGACTGCACAGAAAATCTGTGCTACCACCGGGGTTAACCCGGCGGCAAAGATCAAAGATCTGAGCGACGAGCAGATTGAACAGCTGCGTGGCGAAGTCGCGAAGTTCACCACTGAAGGTGACCTGCGTCGCGAAATCAACATGAAAATCAAGCGCTTGATGGACCTCGGTTGCTATCGCGGTCTGCGTCATCGTCGTGGTCTTCCAGTACGCGGTCAGCGTACCAAGACTAACGCGCGTACCCGTAAAGGTCCGCGTAAGCCGATCCGCAAGTAA
- the rpmJ gene encoding 50S ribosomal protein L36 yields the protein MKVRASVKKLCRNCKIIRREGVVRVICSAEPRHKQRQG from the coding sequence ATGAAAGTTCGTGCATCGGTGAAAAAGCTGTGCCGTAACTGCAAGATTATTCGCCGCGAAGGTGTTGTTCGAGTAATTTGCAGCGCGGAACCACGTCACAAGCAGCGCCAAGGCTGA
- the secY gene encoding preprotein translocase subunit SecY: MAKQGALSALSKSGGLSELWARLRFLFLAIIVYRIGAHIPVPGINPDRLADLFRQNEGTILSLFNMFSGGALERMSIFALGIMPYISASIIMQLMTAVSPQLEQLKKEGEAGRRKISQYTRYGTVVLALVQAIGMSIGLAGQGVAFSADIGFHFVAVTTFVAGALFMMWLGEQITERGVGNGISMLIFSGIVAGLPRAIGQSFESARQGDINIFALVAIGLLAVAIIGFVVFIERGQRRIAVHYAKRQQGRKVFAAQTSHLPLKVNMAGVIPAIFASSILLFPASLGAWFGQSEGMGWLQDISQSIAPGQPLNILLFSAGIIFFCFFYTALMFNPKDVAENLKKSGAFIPGIRPGEQSARYIDGVLTRLTMFGALYMMAVCLLPQFLVVAANVPFYLGGTSLLIVVVVVMDFMSQVQSHLVSHQYESLMKKANLKGYGSGMLR, translated from the coding sequence ATGGCTAAGCAAGGTGCTCTCTCAGCGCTCAGCAAAAGCGGCGGGTTGTCCGAGCTCTGGGCTCGACTGCGTTTCCTGTTCCTGGCGATTATCGTCTACCGGATCGGTGCGCATATCCCAGTTCCAGGTATCAACCCTGACCGGCTGGCGGACCTGTTTCGACAGAATGAGGGGACCATTCTTAGCTTATTCAACATGTTTTCCGGTGGTGCGCTGGAGCGCATGAGCATTTTTGCACTGGGGATCATGCCGTACATTTCGGCATCGATCATCATGCAGCTCATGACCGCTGTCAGCCCACAACTGGAGCAGTTGAAGAAGGAAGGTGAGGCTGGTCGTCGTAAGATCAGCCAATACACCCGCTATGGCACCGTCGTCCTGGCGTTGGTTCAAGCTATTGGCATGTCCATTGGTTTGGCCGGTCAGGGCGTTGCTTTCTCTGCAGATATCGGCTTCCACTTCGTGGCGGTCACCACCTTCGTGGCTGGTGCGCTGTTCATGATGTGGCTGGGCGAGCAGATCACTGAGCGCGGTGTTGGTAACGGTATCTCGATGTTGATTTTTTCGGGTATCGTCGCCGGTCTTCCGAGAGCGATCGGGCAGTCTTTCGAGTCTGCACGTCAGGGTGATATCAACATTTTCGCTTTGGTCGCCATCGGTTTGCTGGCAGTAGCGATTATCGGTTTCGTGGTGTTCATTGAGCGTGGTCAGCGTCGTATCGCTGTTCACTACGCCAAGCGTCAGCAGGGCCGTAAGGTCTTCGCTGCGCAGACCAGCCACTTGCCGCTGAAAGTGAACATGGCCGGTGTTATTCCGGCCATTTTCGCAAGCAGCATCTTGCTGTTTCCGGCTTCGTTGGGTGCCTGGTTCGGTCAGTCTGAAGGTATGGGCTGGTTGCAGGACATCTCGCAGTCGATCGCTCCTGGTCAGCCGTTGAATATTCTGCTGTTTAGTGCAGGGATTATTTTCTTCTGCTTCTTCTATACGGCGTTGATGTTCAATCCGAAAGACGTAGCGGAAAACCTGAAGAAGTCCGGTGCCTTTATTCCGGGCATTCGTCCTGGTGAGCAGTCGGCGCGCTATATTGATGGCGTTCTGACCCGTCTGACCATGTTCGGTGCTCTTTATATGATGGCCGTGTGCCTGTTGCCCCAGTTCCTGGTGGTTGCTGCAAACGTGCCGTTCTACCTTGGCGGGACCTCGTTGCTGATCGTGGTCGTGGTTGTGATGGACTTCATGTCCCAAGTGCAATCTCACCTCGTTTCGCACCAGTATGAATCCCTGATGAAGAAAGCCAACCTGAAGGGCTACGGCAGCGGCATGCTGCGCTGA
- the rplO gene encoding 50S ribosomal protein L15 has translation MKLNDLSPAPGSRREKHRPGRGIGSGLGKTGGRGHKGQTSRSGGTIAPGFEGGQQPLHRRLPKFGFVSLKAMDRAEVRTSELAKVEGVVTVQSLKDANVINQNVQRVKIMLSGEVTRAVTLKGIAATKGARAAIEAAGGKFEE, from the coding sequence ATGAAACTCAATGATCTGAGTCCAGCGCCGGGTTCCCGTCGCGAGAAGCATCGTCCGGGCCGTGGTATCGGTAGTGGTTTGGGTAAGACCGGTGGCCGCGGCCACAAAGGTCAGACCTCCCGCTCCGGTGGCACCATTGCTCCGGGCTTCGAAGGCGGCCAACAGCCGTTGCATCGTCGTCTGCCTAAGTTCGGCTTCGTCTCTTTGAAGGCTATGGATCGTGCAGAAGTTCGCACCTCCGAGCTGGCTAAAGTTGAAGGCGTTGTAACTGTGCAGTCCCTGAAGGATGCCAACGTGATCAACCAAAACGTACAGCGTGTGAAAATCATGCTGTCCGGTGAGGTTACTCGCGCGGTCACCCTCAAAGGTATCGCAGCCACCAAAGGTGCGCGTGCGGCTATCGAAGCAGCTGGCGGCAAGTTCGAGGAATAA
- the rpmD gene encoding 50S ribosomal protein L30: MATVKVTLIKSMTGRIPNHKLCVKGLGLRRIGHTVEVVDTPENRGMINKAYYMLRVEG; encoded by the coding sequence ATGGCTACCGTAAAAGTTACTTTGATCAAAAGCATGACCGGCCGTATCCCTAACCACAAACTGTGCGTTAAGGGTCTGGGTCTGCGTCGCATCGGTCACACTGTAGAAGTCGTTGATACCCCGGAAAACCGTGGAATGATCAACAAGGCTTACTACATGCTGCGAGTCGAGGGTTAA
- the rpsE gene encoding 30S ribosomal protein S5, with translation MANNDQKRDEGYIEKLVQVNRVAKTVKGGRIFTFTALTVVGDGKGRVGFGRGKSREVPAAIQKAMEAARRNMIQVDLNGTTLQYAMKSAHGASKVYMQPASEGTGIIAGGAMRAVLEVAGVQNVLAKCYGSTNPVNVVHATFKGLKAMQSPESIAAKRGLNVQEII, from the coding sequence ATGGCAAATAACGACCAAAAACGCGACGAAGGCTACATTGAGAAGCTGGTTCAAGTTAATCGCGTAGCAAAAACCGTAAAAGGCGGCCGTATCTTCACTTTCACCGCGTTGACCGTGGTGGGTGATGGTAAGGGTCGTGTTGGCTTCGGCCGTGGCAAGTCACGTGAAGTGCCTGCTGCGATCCAGAAGGCAATGGAAGCTGCTCGCCGCAACATGATCCAGGTTGATCTGAACGGCACTACCCTGCAGTACGCCATGAAGTCCGCTCACGGTGCTTCGAAGGTTTACATGCAGCCTGCTTCTGAAGGTACTGGCATCATCGCCGGCGGCGCAATGCGTGCTGTCCTGGAAGTTGCTGGTGTTCAGAACGTTCTGGCCAAGTGCTACGGTTCGACCAACCCAGTCAACGTTGTTCACGCAACGTTCAAGGGTTTGAAGGCTATGCAGTCCCCTGAGTCCATCGCTGCCAAACGCGGCTTGAACGTGCAGGAGATCATCTGA
- the rplR gene encoding 50S ribosomal protein L18 gives MTVKKVTRLRRARKARLKMHELEVVRLCVYRSSQHIYAQVISADGSKVLANASTLDKELRDGATGNIDAATKVGQLIAERAKAAGVSQVAFDRSGFKYHGRVKALADAAREGGLEF, from the coding sequence ATGACCGTCAAAAAAGTTACCCGACTGCGTCGCGCTCGCAAAGCACGCCTGAAAATGCACGAACTCGAAGTCGTGCGTCTCTGCGTGTACCGCTCTTCGCAGCACATTTATGCCCAGGTCATTTCGGCCGACGGCAGCAAAGTCCTGGCAAACGCCTCGACTTTGGACAAAGAACTGCGTGATGGCGCCACTGGCAACATCGACGCGGCCACTAAAGTTGGCCAGCTGATCGCTGAGCGTGCGAAAGCCGCCGGTGTATCTCAAGTGGCTTTTGATCGTTCCGGCTTCAAGTACCACGGTCGCGTCAAGGCGCTGGCTGATGCTGCTCGTGAAGGCGGGCTGGAGTTCTAA
- the rplF gene encoding 50S ribosomal protein L6: MSRVAKNPVKLPAGVEVKLVGQQLSVKGAKGTLDLNIHSSVEIVEEAGELRFAARNGDQQTRAMAGTTRALVNNMVQGVSQGFERKLQLVGVGYKAQAKGTVLNLALGFSHPVDYELPAGITAETPNQTDIFIRGIDKQLVGQVAAEIRDFRRPEPYKGKGVRYADEVVRRKEAKKK; the protein is encoded by the coding sequence ATGTCACGCGTAGCTAAGAACCCCGTTAAGTTGCCAGCAGGCGTCGAAGTAAAACTCGTCGGCCAGCAGCTTTCGGTGAAGGGTGCCAAGGGTACTCTCGACCTGAACATTCACTCGTCCGTTGAAATTGTTGAAGAAGCTGGTGAGCTGCGTTTCGCTGCTCGCAATGGCGATCAACAAACTCGCGCAATGGCCGGTACCACTCGTGCGTTGGTAAACAACATGGTCCAGGGCGTAAGCCAAGGCTTCGAGCGCAAGCTCCAGCTGGTCGGTGTTGGTTACAAAGCGCAAGCAAAAGGCACGGTGCTGAACCTGGCCCTTGGCTTCTCGCACCCAGTGGACTACGAATTGCCAGCAGGCATCACCGCTGAGACCCCCAACCAAACCGATATCTTCATCCGTGGTATCGACAAGCAGTTGGTTGGTCAAGTGGCCGCTGAGATCCGCGACTTCCGCCGTCCAGAGCCATACAAAGGCAAAGGCGTGCGTTACGCGGACGAAGTCGTCCGTCGTAAAGAAGCCAAGAAGAAGTAG
- the rpsH gene encoding 30S ribosomal protein S8 — protein MSMQDPLADMLTRIRNAQMAEKPVVSMPSSTLKVAVAKVLKDEGYIAGYQISSETKPLLSIELKYFEGRPVIEEVKRVSRPGLRQYKSVDDLPKVRGGLGVSIVSTNKGVMTDRAARAAGVGGEVLCTVF, from the coding sequence ATGAGTATGCAGGACCCGTTAGCGGACATGCTAACTCGTATCCGTAATGCCCAGATGGCTGAAAAGCCCGTCGTAAGCATGCCATCCTCCACTTTGAAGGTGGCTGTAGCTAAAGTCCTGAAAGACGAAGGCTACATTGCGGGTTATCAGATCAGCAGTGAAACAAAGCCCTTGCTGTCTATCGAGCTGAAATACTTCGAAGGCCGTCCGGTCATCGAAGAAGTCAAGCGCGTTAGCCGTCCAGGCCTGCGTCAGTACAAGTCCGTCGATGATCTGCCAAAAGTTCGTGGCGGTCTCGGTGTGTCTATCGTCTCCACCAACAAAGGTGTGATGACGGATCGTGCTGCGCGCGCTGCCGGTGTCGGCGGCGAAGTGCTTTGCACTGTGTTCTAA
- the rpsN gene encoding 30S ribosomal protein S14 — translation MAKKSMKNRELKRQLTVAKYATKRAALKAIIVDLNASPEARWEATVALQKQPRDASASRMRNRCRLTGRPHGVYRKFGLGRNKLREAAMRGDVPGLVKASW, via the coding sequence ATGGCCAAGAAGAGCATGAAAAACCGTGAGCTGAAGCGTCAGCTCACCGTTGCCAAGTACGCCACCAAGCGTGCAGCACTGAAAGCAATCATCGTAGATCTGAACGCAAGTCCAGAAGCTCGTTGGGAAGCTACCGTTGCGCTGCAGAAGCAACCACGTGACGCAAGCGCTTCGCGCATGCGTAACCGTTGCCGCCTGACTGGTCGTCCGCACGGCGTTTACCGCAAGTTCGGCCTTGGCCGTAACAAGCTGCGTGAAGCTGCAATGCGTGGTGACGTTCCAGGTCTGGTTAAAGCCAGCTGGTAA
- the rplE gene encoding 50S ribosomal protein L5, whose protein sequence is MARLKEIYWKEIAPKLKEELKLANVMEVPRVTKITLNMGLGEAIGDKKVIEHAVADLEKITGQKVVVTYARKSIAGFKVREGWPIGVKVTLRRDRMYEFLDRLLSISLPRVRDFRGLNAKSFDGRGNYSMGVKEQIIFPEIDYDKIDALRGLDITLTTTAKNDDEGRALLRAFKFPFRN, encoded by the coding sequence ATGGCACGACTGAAAGAGATTTACTGGAAGGAAATCGCACCCAAGCTTAAGGAAGAACTTAAGCTGGCGAACGTGATGGAAGTTCCACGCGTAACAAAGATCACCCTGAACATGGGTCTGGGCGAAGCGATCGGCGACAAAAAAGTCATCGAGCACGCTGTTGCTGACCTGGAAAAGATCACCGGTCAAAAAGTCGTTGTGACTTACGCTCGGAAATCCATCGCTGGCTTTAAAGTCCGTGAAGGTTGGCCGATCGGCGTCAAAGTGACTCTGCGCCGCGATCGTATGTATGAGTTCCTGGATCGTCTGCTGTCGATCTCCCTGCCTCGGGTTCGCGACTTCCGCGGCCTGAATGCCAAGTCCTTCGATGGTCGTGGCAACTACAGCATGGGCGTGAAAGAGCAGATCATTTTCCCGGAAATCGACTACGACAAGATCGATGCTCTCCGCGGTCTGGACATTACCCTGACCACCACTGCCAAGAACGATGACGAAGGCCGCGCTCTGCTGCGTGCTTTCAAATTCCCGTTCCGCAACTGA
- the rplX gene encoding 50S ribosomal protein L24, whose protein sequence is MQKIRRDDEIIVIAGKDKGKRGKVLKVLADDRLVVGGINLVKRHTKPNPMSGVQGGIVEKEAPLHASNVAIFNGATNKADRVGFKVEDGKKIRVFKSTQKAVDA, encoded by the coding sequence ATGCAAAAGATTCGTCGTGACGACGAGATCATCGTGATCGCCGGCAAAGACAAAGGTAAGCGCGGTAAGGTGCTCAAGGTTCTCGCTGACGACCGTCTGGTCGTTGGTGGGATCAACCTGGTGAAGCGTCATACCAAGCCTAACCCGATGTCGGGCGTACAGGGCGGTATCGTCGAGAAAGAAGCGCCACTGCACGCTTCCAACGTCGCCATTTTCAACGGCGCAACCAACAAGGCTGACCGCGTTGGTTTCAAAGTTGAAGACGGCAAAAAAATTCGTGTCTTCAAGTCGACCCAAAAAGCGGTTGATGCTTGA
- the rplN gene encoding 50S ribosomal protein L14: protein MIQTQSMLDVADNSGARRVMCIKVLGGSHRRYAGIGDIIKVTVKEAIPRGKVKKGQVMTAVVVRTRHGVRRADGSIIRFDGNAAVLLNNKQEPIGTRIFGPVTRELRTEKFMKIVSLAPEVL, encoded by the coding sequence ATGATTCAGACTCAATCCATGCTCGATGTGGCCGATAACAGCGGCGCTCGCCGCGTTATGTGCATCAAGGTGCTTGGTGGCTCTCATCGTCGTTACGCTGGTATCGGTGACATCATCAAAGTAACCGTCAAGGAAGCAATTCCTCGCGGCAAGGTGAAAAAAGGCCAAGTGATGACTGCTGTTGTAGTCCGCACCCGCCACGGTGTTCGTCGTGCAGACGGCTCCATCATCCGCTTCGATGGCAACGCTGCTGTTCTGTTGAACAACAAGCAAGAGCCGATTGGCACCCGTATCTTTGGGCCAGTGACCCGTGAGCTTCGTACTGAGAAGTTCATGAAGATCGTCTCGCTCGCCCCAGAAGTGCTGTAA
- the rpsQ gene encoding 30S ribosomal protein S17, producing MAEAEKTVRTLTGRVVSDKMDKTITVLIERRVKHPIYGKYVKRSTKLHAHDETNQCHIGDKVTIRETRPMAKTKSWALVDVLERAVEV from the coding sequence ATGGCTGAAGCCGAAAAAACCGTCCGTACGCTGACTGGCCGTGTTGTCAGCGACAAGATGGACAAGACCATCACCGTTCTGATCGAGCGTCGCGTAAAGCACCCGATCTACGGTAAATACGTTAAGCGTTCGACTAAGCTGCACGCGCACGACGAAACCAACCAATGCCACATCGGCGACAAGGTCACTATTCGTGAAACTCGTCCGATGGCCAAGACCAAATCTTGGGCCCTGGTTGATGTTCTCGAACGCGCTGTGGAAGTCTAA
- the rpmC gene encoding 50S ribosomal protein L29, with protein sequence MKANELREKSAQQLNEQLLGLLRDQFNLRMQKATGQLGQSHLLSQVKRDIARVKTVLNQQAGK encoded by the coding sequence ATGAAAGCGAATGAACTTCGTGAAAAATCAGCACAGCAACTGAACGAGCAACTGCTCGGCTTGCTGCGCGACCAGTTCAATCTGCGTATGCAGAAAGCAACTGGCCAGTTGGGGCAGTCTCACCTGCTCTCGCAAGTTAAGCGTGACATCGCTCGCGTGAAGACTGTGCTCAACCAGCAGGCAGGTAAGTAA
- the rplP gene encoding 50S ribosomal protein L16 translates to MLQPKRTKFRKQMTGHNRGLALRGSKVSFGEYALKSVARGRLTARQIESARRALTRHVKRGGKIWIRVFPDKPISKKPLEVRMGKGKGNVEYWVAQIQPGKVLYEIEGVSEELAREAFALAAAKLPLATSFVKRTVM, encoded by the coding sequence ATGTTGCAACCAAAGCGTACGAAGTTCCGCAAGCAGATGACCGGCCACAACCGTGGTCTGGCACTGCGCGGTAGCAAAGTCAGCTTCGGCGAATATGCGCTGAAGTCTGTTGCTCGTGGTCGTCTCACCGCTCGTCAGATCGAGTCAGCGCGTCGTGCACTGACCCGTCACGTAAAACGTGGCGGCAAGATCTGGATCCGTGTATTCCCGGACAAGCCTATCTCCAAAAAGCCCCTCGAAGTTCGTATGGGTAAAGGTAAGGGTAACGTGGAGTACTGGGTTGCCCAGATTCAGCCAGGCAAAGTCCTGTATGAAATCGAGGGTGTTTCCGAAGAGTTGGCGCGTGAGGCTTTCGCCCTGGCTGCTGCAAAGCTGCCGCTCGCCACCTCCTTTGTTAAGCGGACGGTGATGTGA
- the rpsC gene encoding 30S ribosomal protein S3 gives MGQKVHPIGIRLGIVKEHTSVWYADGRTYADYLFADLKVREYLQDKLKSASVSRIDIHRPAQTARITIHTARPGIVIGKKGEDVEKLRQDLTKQMGVPVHINIEEIRKPELDGMLVAQSVAQQLERRVMFRRAMKRAVQNAMRIGAKGIKIQVSGRLGGAEIARTEWYREGRVPLHTLRADIDYANYEAHTTYGVIGVKVWIFKGEVIGGRQEELKPQAPAPRKKAAK, from the coding sequence ATGGGTCAGAAAGTACATCCCATTGGCATTCGCCTGGGAATCGTCAAGGAGCACACCTCCGTCTGGTACGCAGACGGTCGGACTTATGCGGACTACTTGTTCGCTGATCTGAAGGTGCGTGAGTATCTCCAAGACAAACTAAAAAGCGCGTCCGTAAGCCGTATCGATATCCATCGTCCGGCTCAAACTGCACGTATCACCATCCACACCGCTCGTCCCGGCATCGTGATCGGCAAGAAAGGTGAAGATGTTGAGAAACTGCGTCAGGACCTGACCAAGCAAATGGGTGTGCCTGTGCACATCAATATCGAAGAGATCCGCAAGCCGGAGCTCGACGGTATGCTGGTTGCGCAGAGCGTAGCTCAGCAGCTGGAGCGTCGCGTAATGTTCCGTCGCGCTATGAAGCGCGCAGTACAGAACGCCATGCGCATTGGTGCCAAAGGCATCAAAATCCAAGTGAGCGGTCGTCTCGGCGGTGCTGAAATCGCACGTACTGAATGGTATCGCGAAGGTCGTGTGCCACTGCACACCCTGCGTGCCGACATCGACTATGCCAACTACGAAGCTCACACCACTTACGGTGTGATCGGTGTAAAGGTTTGGATCTTCAAAGGCGAAGTAATTGGTGGTCGCCAAGAAGAGCTGAAGCCACAAGCACCAGCGCCTCGTAAAAAAGCTGCTAAGTAA
- the rplV gene encoding 50S ribosomal protein L22 — protein sequence MEVAAKLSGARISAQKARLVADQIRGKKVGEALNLLAFSSKKAAEIMKKVLESAVANAEHNEGADVDDLKVSTVFVNEGRSLKRIMPRAKGRADRIVKRSCHITVKVADK from the coding sequence ATGGAAGTAGCCGCTAAGTTGTCGGGCGCTCGAATCTCCGCCCAGAAAGCCCGCTTGGTCGCCGACCAGATCCGCGGGAAGAAGGTGGGCGAAGCGCTCAACCTGTTGGCTTTCAGCAGTAAGAAAGCCGCCGAGATCATGAAAAAAGTGCTGGAGTCGGCCGTAGCCAACGCCGAGCATAACGAAGGCGCAGACGTTGATGACCTGAAGGTCTCCACCGTTTTCGTCAACGAAGGGCGTTCGCTGAAGCGCATCATGCCACGTGCCAAAGGCCGTGCTGATCGCATCGTCAAGCGGTCTTGCCATATCACTGTCAAGGTTGCTGACAAGTAA
- the rpsS gene encoding 30S ribosomal protein S19: MPRSLKKGPFIDLHLLKKIEVAAEKNDRKPVKTWSRRSMILPQMVGLTIAVHNGRQHVPVLVNEDMVGHKLGEFAGTRTYRGHVADKKAKR; encoded by the coding sequence GTGCCACGTTCTCTGAAAAAAGGTCCTTTTATTGATCTTCACCTACTGAAGAAGATCGAAGTGGCGGCGGAAAAGAACGATCGCAAACCAGTTAAAACCTGGTCGCGTCGTTCGATGATCCTGCCACAAATGGTCGGTTTGACCATTGCTGTGCATAACGGTCGTCAGCATGTTCCTGTTCTCGTGAACGAAGACATGGTCGGCCACAAACTGGGCGAGTTTGCCGGTACCCGCACTTATCGTGGGCACGTGGCAGACAAGAAAGCCAAGCGTTAA
- the rplB gene encoding 50S ribosomal protein L2 encodes MAIVKCKPTSPGRRFVVKVVNQELHKGAPHAPLLEKKSKSGGRNNNGRITTRHIGGGHKQHYRLVDFRRNDKDGIAATVERIEYDPNRTAHIALLLYADGERRYIIAPKGVSAGDQLIAGALAPIKPGNALQLRNIPVGSTVHGIELKPGKGAQIARSAGASAQLIAREGVYVTLRLRSGEMRKVLSECRATLGEVSNSEHSLRSLGKAGAKRWRGVRPTVRGVAMNPVDHPHGGGEGRTSGGRHPVSPWGFPTKGAKTRGNKRTDKMIVRRRK; translated from the coding sequence ATGGCAATCGTTAAATGCAAACCGACTTCCCCTGGCCGCCGTTTTGTGGTCAAGGTGGTCAACCAGGAGCTGCATAAAGGCGCTCCTCACGCACCGCTGCTCGAGAAAAAATCGAAGTCTGGTGGTCGTAACAACAATGGCCGTATTACCACTCGTCACATTGGTGGTGGTCATAAGCAGCATTATCGTCTGGTCGATTTCCGTCGCAACGACAAAGATGGCATCGCTGCCACTGTCGAGCGTATCGAATACGATCCAAACCGTACTGCTCACATCGCACTGCTGCTGTACGCAGACGGCGAGCGTCGTTACATCATCGCACCTAAGGGTGTGAGTGCTGGCGACCAGCTGATCGCAGGCGCTCTGGCTCCAATCAAGCCAGGCAACGCTCTGCAACTGCGCAACATCCCAGTCGGTTCTACCGTTCACGGTATCGAGCTCAAGCCTGGTAAAGGTGCTCAGATCGCTCGTTCCGCTGGTGCTTCGGCTCAGCTGATCGCTCGTGAAGGTGTCTACGTGACTCTGCGTCTTCGCTCCGGTGAAATGCGTAAAGTCCTGTCCGAATGCCGTGCAACTCTGGGTGAAGTTTCGAACTCCGAGCACAGCCTGCGTTCGCTGGGTAAAGCTGGTGCCAAGCGCTGGCGTGGCGTTCGCCCAACCGTTCGTGGTGTTGCCATGAACCCGGTTGACCACCCACATGGTGGTGGTGAAGGTCGTACCTCTGGTGGTCGTCATCCGGTATCGCCGTGGGGCTTCCCGACTAAGGGCGCGAAGACTCGTGGTAATAAGCGTACCGACAAAATGATCGTCCGTCGTCGCAAGTAA
- the rplW gene encoding 50S ribosomal protein L23, protein MNQERVFKVLLGPHVSEKATVLADKKGQFVFKVATDATKLEIKKAVESLFSVKVERVTTLNVLGKTKRTARGLGKRNDWKKAVISLQPGQDLDFSSSAE, encoded by the coding sequence ATGAACCAGGAACGCGTATTTAAAGTTCTGCTTGGCCCGCACGTTTCCGAGAAGGCTACGGTTCTGGCAGACAAAAAAGGTCAGTTCGTTTTCAAGGTTGCTACTGATGCAACCAAGCTGGAAATCAAGAAGGCCGTCGAAAGCCTGTTCAGCGTGAAAGTAGAGCGCGTGACTACCCTGAATGTTCTGGGTAAGACCAAGCGTACTGCTCGCGGCCTGGGCAAGCGTAATGACTGGAAGAAGGCAGTAATCTCCCTTCAGCCAGGCCAAGATCTCGATTTCAGCAGCAGTGCTGAGTAA